The following are from one region of the Paenibacillus sp. JZ16 genome:
- a CDS encoding glycoside hydrolase family 95 protein has translation MSDMKLWYTKPAQGWSQGLPIGNGRMGNVVVSTPDREIWNITETTYWSGQPEPAQGRSNSKADLEQMRKHFFQGDYREGDRLAKKHLEPEKLNFGTNLGLCQVVLEFDHNVKLSEGGRQDAAAEPLFHRELDLEEAVVRSFCVIDGAEMTREVLASHDDQVIVARIRSSHGSLGVSFCISIRGENGPFHAVVTGKDTIEFKGQALESVHSNGECGVSCQGQLRVVTEGGQVSCTDDTINVSGADEAAIYFAVNTDYRQEDEGWREKSALQLEQAVLLGYDALRAKHLADYQPLYARVSLDLGSSEHSSLPTDERIGRFKQGNWDDPALFALFYQYGRYLTISGSRQDSILPMHLQGIWNDGEANKMEWSCDYHLDVNTQMNYFPTEAANLSESHEPLMRYIQQLSVAGRSAARHYYDAEGWVAHVFSNAWGFASPGWGTSWGLNVTGGLWIATHMMEHYAYNRDQAFLEELAYPVLKETAAFFMDYMTVHPKYGWLVTGPSNSPENSFFTGHPEDGHQQLSMGPTMDQVLVRDLLAFCVKAAQTLGVDEALQQKWQTALDQLPPLMIGKKGQLQEWLEDYEEAQPEHRHLSHLYALYPGSQITPHYTPELAAAARVTLENRNSRADLEDIEFTAALFGLFYARLHDGEQAVQHIAHLIGELSFDNMLTYSKPGVAGAEANIFVIDGNFGGTAAIAEMLLQSHEGEIHLLPALPAIWPTGSVTGLKAKGNIEVDMSWEDGKLVEARVKGNESGSVKVFYGGRSREGRSAEVG, from the coding sequence ATGTCAGATATGAAGCTTTGGTATACGAAACCGGCTCAGGGCTGGTCGCAAGGACTGCCGATCGGCAATGGCCGAATGGGGAATGTGGTGGTATCCACTCCTGACAGAGAAATATGGAATATCACCGAAACCACCTATTGGTCCGGCCAGCCGGAGCCGGCTCAAGGGCGAAGCAACAGCAAAGCGGATTTGGAGCAGATGCGGAAACACTTCTTCCAGGGCGATTATCGCGAAGGCGATCGACTGGCTAAGAAGCACCTGGAGCCGGAAAAATTGAATTTTGGCACCAATCTGGGACTATGCCAAGTCGTTCTGGAGTTTGATCATAACGTGAAGCTATCCGAAGGCGGGAGACAAGATGCAGCAGCTGAGCCGCTGTTCCATCGGGAACTGGATCTGGAGGAGGCGGTGGTACGTTCTTTTTGCGTGATTGATGGAGCGGAGATGACGCGAGAGGTCTTAGCTTCCCATGACGATCAGGTCATTGTTGCGCGAATTCGCAGCAGCCATGGCTCATTAGGCGTGTCATTCTGCATTTCGATTCGAGGGGAGAATGGTCCTTTTCATGCTGTCGTTACTGGGAAGGATACGATCGAATTCAAGGGACAGGCGCTGGAAAGCGTACATAGCAATGGGGAGTGCGGGGTGTCCTGCCAAGGCCAGCTGCGCGTCGTAACGGAAGGCGGGCAGGTGAGCTGCACGGATGACACCATAAACGTATCTGGAGCGGATGAGGCTGCGATTTATTTTGCGGTGAATACGGATTACCGTCAAGAAGATGAGGGCTGGCGTGAGAAAAGCGCGTTGCAGCTGGAGCAGGCTGTGCTGCTGGGATATGATGCGCTGAGAGCCAAGCATCTGGCGGATTATCAGCCGCTGTATGCCCGTGTAAGCTTAGATCTGGGAAGCTCCGAGCATTCCAGTTTGCCTACGGACGAGCGGATCGGCAGGTTCAAGCAGGGCAACTGGGACGATCCGGCGTTGTTTGCGTTGTTTTATCAATACGGCCGGTACTTGACCATTAGCGGGTCACGACAAGACTCCATCCTGCCCATGCATTTGCAAGGCATATGGAATGACGGCGAAGCCAACAAAATGGAATGGAGCTGTGACTATCACCTGGATGTGAACACCCAGATGAACTATTTTCCGACGGAGGCCGCGAACCTGAGCGAGAGCCATGAGCCGCTCATGCGGTATATCCAGCAGCTGTCGGTGGCCGGACGCTCGGCGGCGCGCCATTATTATGATGCCGAAGGCTGGGTGGCCCATGTATTCTCCAATGCCTGGGGATTTGCGTCGCCGGGATGGGGGACCTCCTGGGGGCTGAACGTGACGGGCGGATTGTGGATTGCGACGCATATGATGGAGCACTACGCGTACAACCGCGATCAGGCTTTTCTGGAGGAGTTGGCTTATCCCGTCCTGAAGGAAACTGCGGCCTTTTTCATGGATTATATGACCGTGCATCCGAAGTATGGCTGGCTGGTGACAGGTCCGTCGAATTCGCCGGAGAACAGCTTTTTTACCGGCCATCCGGAGGATGGGCATCAGCAGCTGTCCATGGGCCCGACCATGGATCAGGTCCTGGTCCGGGATCTGCTGGCATTCTGCGTGAAGGCAGCACAGACGCTGGGCGTGGATGAGGCGCTTCAGCAGAAGTGGCAGACAGCGCTGGATCAATTGCCTCCGCTGATGATCGGCAAGAAGGGGCAGCTGCAGGAATGGCTGGAGGACTATGAGGAGGCGCAGCCGGAGCATCGCCATCTGTCGCATCTATATGCCCTGTATCCCGGCAGCCAAATCACGCCGCATTATACGCCGGAACTAGCTGCGGCAGCCCGAGTAACATTGGAGAACCGGAACAGCCGGGCCGACCTGGAGGACATCGAATTTACCGCAGCGCTGTTCGGACTCTTCTACGCCCGATTGCATGACGGGGAGCAGGCCGTGCAGCATATCGCCCACCTGATCGGGGAGCTGTCCTTCGACAATATGCTCACCTACTCCAAACCCGGCGTAGCCGGAGCCGAGGCCAACATTTTTGTCATCGACGGCAACTTCGGCGGCACCGCTGCCATTGCGGAAATGCTGCTGCAGAGCCACGAAGGCGAGATTCATCTTCTGCCCGCACTGCCGGCGATATGGCCGACAGGCAGCGTGACAGGGCTGAAGGCGAAAGGGAATATTGAGGTGGATATGAGCTGGGAAGATGGGAAGTTGGTTGAAGCGAGGGTGAAGGGGAATGAGAGTGGAAGTGTGAAGGTGTTTTATGGGGGGAGGTCTCGGGAAGGAAGAAGCGCGGAAGTTGGATGA
- a CDS encoding carbohydrate-binding protein — MRIHPFTFFQKPFMLFLSFLLVGSVLGGSLASAEPQQPSQSAGGILSYEAEASQNTFTGNAGAVDCGFCSGGQKAGNLYGGSTLTFNGIQADKAGIYNMNMFYISGDSRAASISVNGAEKENFSFPKTADWNTIGTYQIQIYLNQGSNTILFDDAGGYSPDFDKIELTFDSAGDNGSGPDGSIGDLGKQKKATSYGSITVTEYANGFKVSNPTYELLYNTSTGLSQYNWNGEAVAKGLYSEIQLDRMVASTDYKHHKFYKNQVVPFQDATGKGIKVTVVNEDGGMPSLSQIYYVYEDGPYLLTETVASHHSAISTGNIAPIAMEARGGIDIGSYDDNRVLVVPFDNDAWSRYQAKPMNTGLNNGLYVSSELTAIYDNTSRNGLVIGSVTHDTWKTGIYWSGSNDKLNKLRVYGGFTSSTSTWDTIPHGKVTGKQIASPKIMVGFFEDYRTGLEEFGQVNAAIQPPLAFGKDIPEGVPVGWNSWGAYASDLSFDKAVSVSNYFKDHIQNHSFNNEGNIYINLDSYWDNMTDQQLTDLVQLIHSNGQKAGIYYSPFVYWGNNMEQEVEGTSGKYKYGDIVLRDLGGNVLPTLDGAYAVDPTHPGVKQRIDYYMNKFKSKGFEYIKIDFLSHGAMEGKHYDPSVQTGIQAYNQGMAYVNEVLDGSMFISASIAPLFPSQYAHSRRISCDIDGSIGSTEYQLNNLTYGWWQNGTIYHYTDPDYMHLTKGGSMEGAQSRVNAAAISGTVFLNSDDVTDATARQYMETLLTNPEVNGLAMKGKAFRPVEGNMGTQAANVFVLDDQGTYYVAVFNYTQNAEQHTVDLVRAGIASEGAASYTVTDVWSGQSQTASGSSLDVTLKAAESKLYKIVSNP, encoded by the coding sequence GTGCGTATTCATCCGTTCACATTCTTCCAAAAGCCATTCATGCTCTTCTTATCGTTTCTGTTAGTGGGGTCTGTGCTAGGCGGCTCCCTCGCTTCGGCAGAACCGCAGCAGCCGAGTCAGTCGGCCGGAGGCATCCTTTCCTACGAGGCCGAGGCTTCTCAGAACACGTTTACCGGCAATGCAGGAGCGGTCGATTGCGGCTTCTGTTCAGGCGGGCAAAAAGCCGGCAATCTATACGGCGGCTCCACGCTGACGTTCAACGGGATTCAGGCCGATAAGGCCGGTATCTACAATATGAACATGTTCTACATCTCCGGGGATTCCCGCGCGGCTTCGATCTCCGTGAACGGAGCGGAGAAGGAGAATTTCAGTTTTCCGAAAACGGCGGATTGGAACACGATCGGCACCTATCAGATTCAAATTTACTTGAATCAGGGCAGCAACACGATTCTGTTCGATGATGCAGGCGGATACTCGCCCGATTTTGACAAGATTGAGCTGACCTTTGATTCAGCCGGCGATAACGGATCAGGCCCGGATGGCAGCATTGGCGATCTAGGCAAGCAAAAGAAAGCCACCAGCTATGGCTCCATCACCGTAACCGAATATGCCAACGGCTTTAAGGTATCCAATCCGACGTATGAGCTGCTGTACAACACCTCGACCGGATTGTCGCAATACAATTGGAACGGTGAGGCGGTTGCCAAGGGGTTATACAGCGAGATCCAGCTCGACCGGATGGTTGCAAGTACAGATTATAAACATCATAAATTCTATAAAAATCAAGTGGTCCCATTCCAGGATGCCACCGGCAAGGGGATCAAGGTGACAGTCGTGAATGAGGATGGGGGAATGCCATCGCTCAGCCAAATCTATTACGTCTATGAAGACGGGCCGTATCTGCTTACGGAAACGGTCGCTTCCCATCATTCCGCAATATCTACGGGGAACATCGCACCTATCGCGATGGAAGCGAGAGGCGGCATCGACATCGGCAGCTATGACGATAACCGGGTCCTCGTCGTTCCTTTCGACAATGATGCTTGGTCCAGATACCAAGCGAAGCCGATGAATACCGGCCTCAACAACGGTCTGTATGTCAGCTCGGAGCTGACGGCCATTTATGACAATACGAGCCGGAACGGCCTTGTTATCGGATCGGTAACGCATGACACGTGGAAAACCGGCATCTATTGGAGCGGCTCGAATGACAAATTGAACAAATTGCGCGTATATGGCGGATTTACGTCATCCACATCCACGTGGGACACGATCCCGCATGGAAAAGTAACCGGCAAGCAGATTGCTTCGCCGAAAATCATGGTCGGCTTTTTCGAGGATTACCGGACCGGGCTGGAAGAGTTTGGCCAGGTGAATGCAGCAATCCAGCCTCCGTTAGCCTTTGGCAAAGACATTCCTGAAGGCGTTCCGGTCGGTTGGAACAGCTGGGGAGCGTATGCCAGCGATTTAAGCTTTGACAAGGCGGTTTCGGTCTCGAATTATTTTAAAGACCATATTCAGAACCATTCCTTCAACAATGAGGGCAATATCTATATCAATCTCGATTCCTATTGGGATAACATGACGGATCAGCAGCTGACGGATCTGGTTCAGCTCATTCATAGCAATGGACAGAAGGCCGGCATCTATTATTCGCCGTTCGTGTACTGGGGCAACAATATGGAGCAGGAAGTCGAAGGGACGAGCGGCAAATATAAATACGGCGATATCGTGCTGCGCGATTTGGGCGGCAACGTCCTGCCGACGCTGGACGGCGCTTATGCCGTGGATCCGACGCATCCGGGCGTGAAGCAGCGGATCGATTATTACATGAATAAGTTCAAGAGCAAGGGCTTTGAATATATCAAAATCGATTTTCTGAGCCATGGGGCAATGGAAGGCAAGCATTATGATCCTAGCGTTCAAACCGGCATCCAGGCCTATAACCAAGGGATGGCTTACGTGAATGAAGTGCTGGACGGCTCCATGTTCATCAGCGCTTCCATCGCGCCGCTGTTCCCTAGCCAATATGCGCACAGCCGCCGCATCTCCTGTGATATCGACGGCAGCATCGGCAGCACGGAATACCAGCTGAACAATCTCACATACGGCTGGTGGCAGAACGGAACGATCTACCATTATACCGATCCGGACTATATGCACTTAACCAAAGGCGGATCGATGGAAGGCGCGCAGTCTCGCGTCAATGCGGCCGCGATCTCCGGCACGGTCTTCCTGAATTCGGATGACGTAACGGATGCGACGGCACGGCAGTACATGGAAACGCTGCTAACCAATCCGGAAGTGAACGGGCTGGCGATGAAGGGCAAGGCGTTCCGGCCGGTAGAAGGCAACATGGGCACGCAGGCAGCAAACGTATTCGTGCTGGACGATCAGGGAACTTACTATGTTGCCGTGTTTAACTATACGCAAAATGCGGAACAGCACACCGTGGATCTCGTTCGTGCCGGTATCGCTTCGGAAGGGGCGGCGTCCTATACGGTGACGGATGTATGGAGCGGCCAATCTCAGACGGCATCGGGCTCTTCGCTGGATGTGACGCTAAAAGCGGCCGAATCCAAGCTTTATAAAATCGTCTCTAATCCATAA
- a CDS encoding alpha-galactosidase, translating to MLGSSDTAVKVGVNAETHIRLANGLVAIEVDLEKGGYNYAGSRGFALKEVRSGFRWQGREYHTGNYDRHYMIGQPEKIQDSFGTGIHVVMKHESDLLPGLEQHFYVYEGASSFITQVVIVGQGDLKVNRIAVVKTDSVSSWSETVPGEALHVLRVPYDNDKWVRYLTETAPLETESYEVTALFQPDSRNGLILGSISHDVWKTGIRVKGEAAGKLDELELYAGAAGIMTRDSQPHGYVRGTRVASPLVMVGDYDDYRTGFEAYGEANAKVAPALSWDGGVPIGWNSWSAAMSTLDYDLYVSTSNFLKREVQPQGFHNKDTLYMNFDAFWDRLTPVEMENALKRVRENGHKPGTYWTPFAFWGSPAGFGNPVEGTDGKYTYGDILLRDQGGEILPDVDGGLAIDPTHPGNLARIDWFMDKFVSEGFEYIKLDFMAHGALEGKHYNPDITTGIAAYNYGLSYLTDKLSPERIGRPFFINLSIAPLFPYAYAHSRRISCDVFGTIQDTEYLLNSLTHGWWMNDTLYRFNDPDHAVIFKSFNQDSTTRHEGRSRLTASVISGTVLLLGDDFRHEEAAWRAKNWLGNEAIIEIARLGRTFVPVEGNLGKQAADTFVLNHPSEAGTTYIAVFNFDGAESVQKTVSLERCGLEAHASYTVLDVWEGTAGQSEGTLTVELAPAESKILKLSRNQ from the coding sequence ATGTTAGGAAGCAGCGATACGGCGGTGAAAGTGGGGGTGAATGCCGAAACTCACATTCGCTTGGCGAATGGTCTGGTGGCCATTGAGGTGGATTTGGAAAAAGGCGGTTACAACTACGCAGGCAGCAGGGGATTCGCTCTGAAAGAAGTACGAAGCGGCTTTCGATGGCAGGGCCGGGAATACCATACGGGAAATTACGACCGCCACTATATGATAGGCCAGCCGGAGAAGATTCAAGATTCGTTCGGAACAGGCATCCATGTCGTGATGAAGCATGAATCCGATCTGCTCCCAGGCCTGGAACAGCATTTTTACGTCTATGAGGGGGCTTCATCTTTTATCACGCAGGTCGTCATAGTCGGTCAGGGAGACTTAAAGGTAAACCGCATCGCGGTGGTGAAAACCGATAGCGTATCGAGCTGGAGCGAGACGGTTCCGGGAGAAGCGCTGCATGTGCTGCGCGTGCCGTATGACAATGACAAATGGGTTCGCTACCTGACGGAGACGGCCCCGCTGGAGACGGAAAGCTACGAAGTGACGGCCTTGTTCCAGCCGGATAGCCGCAATGGATTGATTCTGGGATCGATTAGTCATGACGTGTGGAAGACTGGCATTCGCGTCAAAGGGGAAGCCGCAGGCAAGCTGGATGAACTGGAACTGTACGCTGGCGCGGCCGGCATCATGACCCGAGATTCCCAGCCGCATGGCTACGTAAGAGGAACTCGCGTCGCATCGCCGCTGGTTATGGTAGGGGATTACGACGATTATCGGACAGGATTCGAAGCGTATGGGGAAGCGAATGCGAAGGTAGCGCCTGCTCTGAGCTGGGACGGCGGCGTCCCGATCGGCTGGAACAGCTGGTCGGCCGCCATGAGCACGCTGGATTACGACCTCTATGTATCGACGAGCAATTTTCTGAAGCGGGAGGTTCAGCCGCAGGGCTTTCATAACAAGGATACCCTGTACATGAATTTCGATGCGTTCTGGGATCGCCTGACGCCTGTCGAGATGGAGAATGCCTTGAAAAGGGTCCGCGAAAACGGGCACAAACCCGGTACATACTGGACGCCGTTTGCGTTCTGGGGAAGTCCGGCTGGGTTCGGGAACCCCGTGGAGGGTACTGATGGGAAGTATACCTATGGCGATATCCTGCTTCGCGACCAGGGCGGCGAGATTTTGCCGGATGTTGACGGCGGACTTGCAATTGATCCCACGCATCCCGGGAACCTGGCGCGAATCGATTGGTTCATGGATAAATTCGTCTCCGAGGGATTTGAGTATATCAAGCTGGATTTCATGGCTCACGGGGCTCTGGAAGGCAAGCATTATAACCCGGATATTACGACGGGGATCGCTGCATACAATTACGGCTTGTCGTATCTGACGGATAAACTCTCCCCGGAGCGGATCGGCAGACCGTTCTTCATCAACCTGTCGATTGCCCCGCTGTTCCCTTATGCCTATGCGCACAGCCGCAGAATTTCCTGCGATGTGTTCGGAACGATCCAGGATACGGAATATTTGCTGAATTCGCTGACGCACGGGTGGTGGATGAACGATACGCTGTACCGTTTTAATGATCCGGACCATGCCGTGATCTTTAAAAGCTTCAACCAGGATTCGACGACCCGCCATGAAGGGCGAAGCCGTCTGACCGCGTCCGTGATCTCGGGAACGGTGCTGCTGCTGGGCGATGACTTTCGGCATGAGGAGGCGGCATGGCGCGCCAAGAACTGGCTGGGAAATGAGGCGATCATCGAGATTGCGAGACTGGGCAGAACCTTTGTGCCCGTAGAGGGGAATCTCGGGAAACAGGCTGCGGATACGTTTGTGCTGAACCATCCGAGCGAAGCAGGAACGACGTATATTGCCGTATTTAACTTTGACGGGGCCGAGTCCGTGCAGAAGACGGTTTCCTTGGAACGGTGTGGCCTCGAGGCGCACGCTTCCTACACGGTCCTGGATGTGTGGGAAGGCACGGCAGGTCAATCGGAGGGTACACTCACGGTCGAGTTGGCGCCAGCCGAATCGAAAATCCTGAAATTAAGCCGAAATCAATGA
- a CDS encoding FAD-dependent oxidoreductase has product MSFFQDMFSIFKKRELSFIESRKESEDVYSFLFEREKDLTWKAGQYGLFSITHKTIKNPTKPFSLAAAPTENIVKITTRISDDPSDFKKALLELKQGMKVKMSGPVGSFYMQDNSPSLLIAGGIGITPFRSILKQLEAEGNHDGKQRKLLYLDGKKSYIFKNELDEMANHPSLTVTYLDSRDDLHQEIDTFNTLYKNNGKYFIAGPKSLVDSISSHLQSNQISKRNIKKDAFFGY; this is encoded by the coding sequence ATGAGTTTTTTTCAGGATATGTTCTCCATATTCAAGAAGAGAGAACTATCATTTATAGAAAGCCGCAAAGAATCAGAGGATGTCTATTCTTTTCTATTTGAAAGAGAGAAAGATTTAACCTGGAAGGCAGGACAATATGGTTTGTTTAGCATTACTCATAAGACCATAAAAAACCCTACAAAACCATTCAGCTTGGCTGCTGCTCCTACAGAGAATATAGTTAAAATAACAACGCGTATCAGCGATGATCCCAGTGATTTTAAAAAAGCTCTATTAGAATTAAAACAGGGAATGAAAGTTAAAATGAGCGGCCCTGTCGGTTCTTTTTATATGCAAGATAACAGTCCTTCGCTCCTGATCGCAGGCGGAATTGGAATCACACCATTTCGGTCGATCCTTAAACAATTAGAGGCAGAAGGGAATCATGACGGGAAGCAAAGAAAGCTGCTCTATTTGGATGGAAAAAAATCATATATCTTCAAGAATGAGCTAGATGAAATGGCTAACCATCCTTCATTAACTGTGACTTATCTTGATTCAAGAGATGACTTGCATCAGGAAATCGATACGTTTAACACCTTATATAAAAACAATGGAAAATACTTTATTGCGGGCCCGAAGTCATTGGTCGATTCTATTTCCAGCCATTTGCAGAGTAATCAGATTTCTAAGCGAAATATCAAAAAGGATGCCTTTTTTGGGTATTAG
- a CDS encoding ArsR/SmtB family transcription factor has product MIENNPSRDVFDAIADPTRRQLIHLLSQAEEKPLHELKAQFSMGRTAVSKHLTILKEAGLVLDRKVGRETRFKLNPDPLREVQDWVAFYSKYWTTNMLRLNQLFEEEEE; this is encoded by the coding sequence GTGATTGAGAATAATCCGTCCCGCGATGTATTTGACGCGATTGCAGATCCCACTAGGCGTCAACTGATTCATCTGTTATCACAGGCAGAGGAGAAACCGCTTCACGAACTAAAGGCACAATTTTCAATGGGCCGTACAGCGGTATCCAAGCATTTGACTATCCTTAAAGAGGCCGGGCTGGTGCTCGACCGGAAAGTAGGCAGAGAAACGCGATTTAAGCTAAACCCCGATCCGCTTAGAGAAGTTCAAGATTGGGTGGCTTTCTACAGCAAATACTGGACTACAAATATGCTGCGCTTGAACCAGCTGTTCGAGGAGGAAGAAGAATGA
- a CDS encoding SRPBCC family protein, whose translation MSLILSMDFQYTTSIEKAWAALTDSSKLAKWITENDFKPIVGHRFQFRHEPSEYWDGIVDGEVLIVEPPNLLSYSWATGDERHTVTWTLQDLGDGKVNLHLEQTGFSHVHGLEGARYGWSEWFGKFENALDH comes from the coding sequence ATGAGTTTAATCTTATCCATGGATTTTCAGTACACGACATCGATCGAGAAGGCTTGGGCTGCCTTAACCGATTCAAGTAAGTTAGCAAAGTGGATCACGGAAAATGATTTTAAGCCTATCGTTGGACATCGTTTTCAGTTTCGCCATGAGCCGTCCGAATATTGGGATGGAATCGTTGACGGCGAAGTACTTATCGTAGAACCGCCTAACCTGTTGTCCTATTCTTGGGCTACCGGAGACGAGCGGCATACCGTCACCTGGACGCTGCAAGATTTAGGCGACGGCAAGGTTAACCTTCATCTCGAACAAACGGGCTTCTCCCATGTTCATGGACTCGAAGGCGCCAGATATGGCTGGAGTGAGTGGTTCGGCAAGTTTGAAAACGCGTTGGATCATTAA
- a CDS encoding GNAT family N-acetyltransferase, which yields MPTMITKSFDQEMQRCLSEITSAYHAGELSTMDLAELPEEIYIIEAEDEMVGYGVVWEYDNGKQLMQKAEQDYFSADERYLEKDFYIDVKNKKDFIFIQALDVLKEFENKGYAASFVNWLKAKYPNKKMYVYTLEKSRNFWFKQNFEILGSTAWMTFN from the coding sequence ATGCCAACGATGATTACAAAGTCATTTGATCAAGAAATGCAGCGATGTTTAAGTGAAATTACATCGGCTTATCATGCAGGGGAACTGAGCACGATGGACCTAGCGGAATTACCGGAAGAAATCTATATCATTGAGGCGGAAGATGAGATGGTAGGGTACGGAGTCGTGTGGGAATACGATAACGGGAAGCAGCTCATGCAGAAGGCCGAACAAGATTATTTTAGCGCCGATGAGCGGTATTTGGAGAAGGATTTCTATATTGATGTCAAGAATAAGAAGGATTTTATCTTTATCCAAGCCTTGGATGTACTCAAAGAATTCGAAAACAAAGGATACGCGGCTTCCTTCGTGAACTGGCTCAAAGCAAAGTATCCGAACAAAAAAATGTATGTCTATACGCTGGAAAAATCACGGAATTTCTGGTTCAAGCAGAATTTCGAGATTTTAGGAAGTACGGCATGGATGACTTTTAATTAA
- a CDS encoding class I SAM-dependent methyltransferase, translated as MSTNGIYDKQAEAYEAMISKQPDLAGVIYEKKPFEGLDVLDLGAGSGRLSMLLAGDARSLICTDIAQPMLDILDNKLSEAYNSRNWTTVVADHRSLPIDSSSVDLIVSGWSISYLADSSHDDWRKNLELVMTELQRVLRPGGTIVILETMGTGTETPNPPDFLTGYYEQLEHQYGFNHQWIRTDYVFETVEEALDHTGFFFGEELTDKIQANQWSTVPECAGIWWKHV; from the coding sequence ATGTCAACGAACGGGATATACGATAAGCAGGCCGAAGCTTATGAGGCCATGATTAGCAAGCAGCCTGATTTAGCGGGGGTTATTTATGAAAAAAAGCCATTCGAGGGGCTGGATGTACTTGATTTGGGGGCAGGATCAGGGCGATTATCTATGCTGCTAGCTGGAGACGCCAGATCTTTGATATGTACTGACATAGCGCAGCCGATGCTGGATATTTTGGATAATAAATTGTCTGAAGCCTATAATTCTCGTAATTGGACGACCGTAGTCGCTGATCATCGCAGCCTGCCGATTGATTCATCGAGTGTGGATCTGATCGTATCGGGCTGGAGCATTAGTTATCTGGCGGATTCGAGTCATGACGATTGGCGTAAGAATCTTGAACTTGTCATGACAGAGCTGCAGCGAGTATTGAGACCAGGCGGGACGATTGTGATTCTGGAAACGATGGGAACCGGAACGGAGACACCGAATCCTCCCGATTTCTTAACGGGTTATTACGAACAGTTGGAGCATCAATATGGATTTAACCATCAGTGGATTCGAACGGATTATGTTTTTGAAACAGTAGAAGAGGCGCTGGATCACACGGGATTCTTTTTCGGAGAAGAGCTGACGGACAAGATTCAGGCGAACCAATGGTCAACCGTGCCGGAATGCGCGGGGATCTGGTGGAAGCATGTATAG
- a CDS encoding alpha/beta fold hydrolase, with the protein MKRFKSDNGQKLVYESYDRLMAGWTVPYEQHHISTSYGMTHVITAGSSDLPPLLLLHGTGDNVAMMWIYNVAELSRYFHIIAVDNIGGSGKSEPNDRYAHDFNQAKWLDEILEAMNVDATYIAGVSYGAYLAYHYAIVRPDRVRKIVCLAGGIAGSQSELMSKMMRAFLPEALFPSERSVRKLLRKLCGTNADAFENHPELMQHWVYLLKYFNNRSMMKHAITIHSSADIQTIRSKTLIVIGEQDLLSCYPKAVARLEANGMRYRLVPGVGHAINHEMPDLVHEEIIGFCREA; encoded by the coding sequence TTGAAGCGATTTAAAAGCGATAATGGACAAAAGCTCGTCTATGAATCCTATGACCGCCTGATGGCAGGATGGACGGTACCTTACGAGCAGCACCATATATCCACCTCGTACGGGATGACTCACGTAATAACGGCAGGTTCATCGGATCTTCCCCCGCTGCTGTTATTGCATGGAACGGGCGATAACGTCGCCATGATGTGGATATATAATGTGGCGGAGTTATCCCGGTATTTCCATATCATCGCCGTGGATAATATCGGAGGTTCGGGAAAAAGCGAGCCGAATGACCGGTATGCGCATGACTTCAATCAGGCAAAATGGTTGGACGAGATCCTTGAGGCGATGAATGTTGACGCAACCTATATTGCCGGCGTATCCTATGGAGCTTATCTGGCCTATCATTACGCCATTGTCAGACCGGATCGGGTAAGAAAAATTGTATGCTTGGCTGGCGGCATTGCCGGAAGTCAATCTGAGCTGATGAGCAAAATGATGCGGGCTTTTCTGCCTGAAGCACTGTTTCCTTCAGAACGGAGTGTGCGTAAACTGCTTCGCAAGCTGTGCGGTACGAATGCAGATGCATTCGAGAACCATCCGGAGCTTATGCAGCACTGGGTCTACTTGCTGAAGTACTTTAACAATCGCTCCATGATGAAACACGCCATTACAATCCATTCGTCTGCCGACATTCAGACTATACGCAGCAAGACCTTGATCGTTATAGGTGAGCAGGATCTGCTTAGTTGCTATCCGAAGGCGGTTGCCAGACTGGAGGCGAATGGGATGCGTTACCGCCTCGTTCCGGGCGTAGGCCATGCGATCAATCACGAGATGCCGGACCTTGTTCATGAAGAGATAATAGGCTTTTGCAGGGAAGCTTGA